DNA sequence from the Pelosinus sp. IPA-1 genome:
TACTATGCAGCGTCTTACCATTCATATACACGGTATTGTACAAGGGGTGGGTTTCCGCCCCTTTGTTTATAATCTAGCGCAGCGCTATCATTTGGTTGGTTGGGTGCTGAATAACTCTGAAGGTGTGGAGATTGAAATAGAAGGGACCTCCATGGAGGTCTCTCTTTTTTTGCAAGAACTAAAAAAAACGGCTCCTCCTTTAGCAGTAATGGATGAAATACTTGTTACTCCCTGTAGTCTTAAGGGCGGAGATGATTTTACCATTCGGTATAGTCTTGGGCAGGACACAAGAACAGCTTGGGTATCTGCTGATATAGGAACTTGTGCTGATTGTCAAAGGGAAATTAAGGATCCTAAAGATAGACGATATGGTTACGCTTTTACTAATTGTACCAATTGTGGTCCCCGTTACAGTATTATTAAAGATGTTCCTTATGACAGAGACACTACCACGATGAAGGATTTCTCCATGTGTCCTATTTGCCAAGCTGAGTATGAGGATCCTACCAATCGTCGATTTCATGCCCAGCCCAATGCTTGTCCAGAATGCGGCCCTCATTATCAACTTCTTACAAAGTCAGGGGGAAGTTTATCCTCTAATGTATTTACGGAAACCAAAAGGTTGATTGCATTAGGTCATATCATAGCAGTAAAAGGGATTGGCGGTTATCACTTAGCTTGTGATGCCCGTCAAGAGCAAGCCGTAAATAGTTTACGTCAGCGTAAACTTCGAGAGGCTAAGCCCTTTGCAGTAATGTGCGGTAGTATCGAAACCGTGAAAAAATTGTGTGAAGTATCAGCTGAAGAAGAAGCCTTGTTAGTGGATGCTTCAAGGCCGATTGTGTTACTAACGAAAAAACCGGATTATGATTTAGCAGAAAGTATTGGGGTAGGCACTAGTTTTCTAGGTGTAATGTTGCCCTATACTCCTCTTCATTACCTGCTACTTGCAGAAGACGATGTCTGGGTAATGACGAGCGGTAACGTAAGTGATGAGCCTATTGCTTATGAGGAGCAGGATGCATTAAAAAAACTGGGAAATATTGCAGATTATTTTTTAGTGCATAATCGGGAAATATTTCAGCCTAGTGATGACTCTGTAGCTCGGATTGTAGATGATAAGCGACAAATCTTGCGACGAAGTCGAGGTTTTGCCCCGAAACCGCTAAAAATTTCCCGGGAAATGTCGTCTATTTTAGCAGTTGGTGGCGAAGTGAAAAATACCTTTTGTCTAACTCGAGGGCCTTTTGTCTTTATGAGTTGTCATATGGGGGATTTGGAAAATTTAGCGACATATCAGGCTTATCTTGCTGCAATGGAGCATTATCAAAAGTTATTTGCCATTCATCCTACAGTGGTGGCCTATGACTTGCATCCTGAATATATCGCCACGAAATATGCATTATCTCTTGATATCCCTAAGGTCGGGGTGCAGCATCATCACGCTCATATTGCTTCTGTACTGGCGGAATATGGGCTCGAAGAGCAGGTAATTGGTGTTGCTTTTGATGGGACTGGTTATGGAGCGGATGGGAACTTATGGGGGGGAGAATTCTTCCTAGCGGATTGCCGAGATTTTGTCCGTGTGGGTCACTGTAAGTATTTACCTTTGCCTGGAGGTGCAAAAGCCATAAAACAACCATGGCGCATGGCGGCTTGGGTGTTATATAATTTATATGGCAATGAATTTGTTAACTTTTCTTTAGATGTGACTCGTAGTTTGCCTGCAGGATGGCAGTTGCTGATGGATGCGACTTATAAAGGAATTAATGCTCCGATTACATCGAGTGCTGGCAGGTTATTTGATATTGCATCTGGAATATTAGGGCTTTGTAGTGAAATACATTATGAAGGGCAAGCCGCGATTGTACTAGAGCATGCAGGGCAAGGAGAGTTTGGGGAAATATTACCATATTGTATTTCAGGGGAAAGTCCTTATGTTTTGGATTTTATGCCAACTTTTGCCGCTCTAACGGAGGCTCTTAGGCAAGGTGGTAAAGTACCTTTTTTAGCCGCTTGTTTTCATGTCACGATTGCCGATGCCATCGTAACAATGGTTAAGCGAATTGGACAAGATACGGGGATAAAAAAAGTAGCTTTAAGTGGTGGTGTATGGCAAAATATAACGATGCTACAAAAAGTATTCGGAATGTTACAACAAGATGGTTTTACTGTATATAGTAACCAACAGGTTCCGCCGAATGATGGAGGACTTGCCTTGGGGCAAGCTGTTGTCGCTGGGGCCCGTATAAGGGAGAGGTGATTTTATGTGTTTAGCAGTACCAGGGAAAGTATTAGAACGGCAAGATATGTTGGCAACAATTGAAGTTGGTGGTGTGACGAGAAAAGTAAGTCTGATGCTTTTACCTGAAGCTCAGGTTGGAGATTTTGTTTTGATTCATGCTGGATTCGCTGTGCAGAGGATTGATGAGGAAGAGGCGGAAAAGACACTTGCATTATTCAAGGAGTTGGAAGAATATGCTGCAAATGAATAATGAAGAAATAAGGAAGGCAGCGGATTTTTTTACTCAAGAAATCGCAAAATTGGCAGGTAATAGATCAGTTCGTTTAATGGAAGTATGCGGTACTCATACTGTCGCTATTTTTAAGGCTGGTATTCGCCAACTTTTACCTGAAAATGTTGAATTAGTCAGCGGTCCTGGATGTCCTGTGTGTGTAACGCCCAATAATTATTTAGATACAGCCATTGCTTACAGTCGAAAATCTGATGTTATGATTGCTACTTTTGGGGATATGCTAAAAGTACCTGGATCTTCTTCTACATTAGCGGCTGAAAAGGCGCAAGGAGCAGATATTCGTATTGTATATTCCTCTTTAGAGGGATTGGAACTTGCTAAAAGGTATCCAAATAAAAAAGTGATTTTTTTAGCAGTAGGTTTTGAAACTACTGCTCCTACTGCAGCGGCAGCAGTCTTGATGGCAGAGGTAGAAAAGATTACTAATTTTTATCTATTATCTTCTCATAAATTGGTGCCGCCTGCACTTAGGGCTTTATTGTCGTCGGGAGATAGTAAAGTAGATGGGTTTTTATTGCCAGGTCATGTTAGTGCTATGATTGGATTGGCGCCCTATGAGTTTTTAAGCAAGGAATATAACACGCCGGCTGTTGTGGCTGGTTTTGAACCATTGGATATTTTACAGTCGGTATATATGTTACTGCGGCAGCTAGACTGTGGTGTAGCTAAAGTGGAAAATCAGTATCGTCGTATTGTGCCAAAGGAGGGTAATCCAGCAGCTTGTGAGGTACTATCAACAGTATACCAAGCAGCAGATGCTCAGTGGCGTGGTATTGGTCATCTAAAAAAATCTGGACTGGCCATGCAAGAAAAGTATCAAAAATTTGATGCCTTGTTAAATATTCCAGTTGCAGTGGAGGAGACCAAAGAGGCTAAGGGATGCCAGTGTGGAAATGTATTGCGAGGTCTAGTGCTCCCCGCAGCTTGTCCTTTATTTGGCAAAACCTGCAAGCCCGAGCATCCTATTGGATCCTGTATGGTATCCATCGAAGGTACTTGCGCAGCATGGTATAAGTACGGAGCCGGGAGGTGGCAGGTATGAAAAAAGACTATATTCAGCTAGCCCATGGTAGTGGTGGTAAACTTAGCCATGATCTGGTGAAAAAGGTTATGTGGCCTGCTTTTGCCAATGAAATATTAGGACAAATGGATGATGGCGCTCAATTGAATATGAATGGCTGTCGTTTAGCCTTTTCTACAGACTCCTATGTTGTGAAACCATTATTTTTTTCTGGTGGTGATATTGGCAAGTTGGCGGTATGTGGTACAGTGAATGATGTGGCTATGAATGGTGCAATTCCTTTATATCTAAGTGCTGGATTTATACTAGAAGAGGGTTTCCCCATGGAAAGTTTAGAGCGGATTGTTGCCTCGATGCAAAGAGCGGCAGCTGAGGCAGGAGTAAAGATTGTAACAGGGGATACAAAGGTTGTAGAAAAAGGCGCTGTCGATGGTATTTATATAAATACTTCGGGTATTGGAAGGATAATCGATGGGACTAATGTTTCGGGCAGCAATGCAAAAGTAGGTCAGGACATTATTTTAAGTGGTTATTTAGGAGATCATGCCTTGGCAGTAATGAGTGAACGTCATGGCTTACAATTTCCGCAAAGTGTAGTGAGTGATTGTGCACCTTTGAATGGTTTGGTAAAAAGCATACTCACTGCAGCTCCTAATATTGCTGTATTACGGGATCCGACACGAGGTGGACTAGCGACTACTCTGAATGAGATTGCTCTTCAATCCCAAGTAGGTATTATGCTAGAGGAGAGTAGTATTCCAATATCGCCAGCGGTACAAGCTGCCTGTGATATTTTAGGATTTGATCCTCTATATCTAGCGAATGAAGGAAAAATGATAGTCTTTGTGGAACATGAATGCACAAGGCAAGTACTAGATATCATACAACAACATGTTTATGGACGTGAGGCTCGAGTAATCGGTAAAGTTGTTAAAGAGCCTAACGGACAGGTGGGACTTCGTACCAATATTGGTGGAGTAAGGTTATTAGATATGCTGGTAGGCGATCAATTGCCTCGCATATGTTAAATCGTTATAGGAGGTGATTCCTATCAACCTGGGTTATGGTCTTAAATTAGAGTTAAACCAAAAACTGATGATGACACCTGAGTTACGTCAAGCAATCGCAATTTTGCAACTTTCTGCTTTAGAACTTTCTGAGATGATAGAACAAGAAGTGCTGGAGAATCCTGTGTTAGAAATAGCGGAAAAGCAAAGCGATGAGCCGGAAGCAGAGATGGATGAGCCCCGAAGGGAAAAGGAACAATTGGATGATTATCTAAATTGGGACGATTATTTTAACCAAGGGATGGACAAGAAGTCCGAATATATGGTAGCAGATGAAAAAACTACCGTAGAAAAATTTGTCAATAGTAATGTTTCCTTGCATGAACATTTGGAATTTCAATTGCATTTAGCAGTGAGAGATGAGGCAACCAAAATAGTAGGAAACTATTTAATTGGTTGTATTGATGAAAATGGTTATTTATGTGGTACTTTATCAGAGGCTGCTAGTAATTTAGGTGTAAAGGAAGAAATAGTTCTTGAAGTACTAGAACTCATTCAGACATTTGATCCTCTAGGTGTAGGAGCTCGTGATTTACAAGAGTGCTTACTAATTCAGTATCAACAAAAAGGAATCTATGACCACTTAGTAGCTGATATTATTTCCAATCATCTACCTGATGTGGCCGCGGGTCGCTATAAAGCAATTGCGGAAAAATTAGCATGTAAGCCTCAAGACGTGCAACAGGCTGTTGATGTGATCCGTACCTTAGATCCAAAACCGGGAAGGGCATTTGGTGGTGAACAGTGCAGCTATATTATTGCTGATATGTCCGTAGAACGTGTTAATGGAAAATATGTTATTACGGTAAATGATACCAGTATTCCTCAATTAACCATCAATCCTTATTATCGACGTGTAGCTATGGGAGCTGATAGTGAGTCCAAAAAATTCATTGAAGGCCGCCTAAATTCTGCCGTTTGGCTTATTAAGAGTATTGAACAGCGTCGTCGTACTTTATACAATGTTATGGAAGCGATTATTGAGTTGCAACAGGACTTTTTTGATAAGGGGCCGAAGTTTTTGCGGCCTTTAGTGATGAAGAAAGTAGCTGAGAAGATAGAAGTTCATGAATCTACGGTCAGCCGGGCCATTGCCAATAAATATGTTGACACGCCTCATGGTCTTGTTAGTTTGCGCAGCTTTTTTTCAACAGCAGTGCATAATAGTGAGGGTGGTCAAGATGTTTCAGCAACTAAGGTAAAACAAAAAATTAAAGAGTTAATTGTTGCTGAAGATTCATCTGATCCCTATAGTGATCAGACCTTGTCGGAGATTCTCTGTCAACATGGTATGAAAATATCTAGACGTACTGTGGCAATATATCGGGAGGAGCAAGGCATCGCTTCTTCCGCAAAACGCAAACGATACTGAAAATGGAGACGTAACTGTAAAAGTTACGTCTTTTTTTTCACATAGGCTGCATTTCTTCAGAGATTAGGATAAGAGTAGTAGCTATATCAGCAAAAAGCTTAAAGATAGGAACTTTTAGCTAAAAAAATGGCGAACTGACTGTGGTTGGAAAGAAAGATATCCTTATTCTTATTTCGTTACTTGTCAACACATGTAAGATTTACTATGATATTGTCAATGATTTTGTGTATGAAAAAAAGAATGTATGCTATACTTTATAATAGAGAAAAGAGAGAAAAATATGGTTTGGTACCTTTGCTGCAGGGAGGGTATGGAGTATGTTAGTTGAATGGGAGATGGCTATTCGCTTATTGTTATCAAGTATTCTGGGGGGATTTATTGGTTATGAACGGGAATCACATCATAAGGCGGCAGGTCTTAGGACTCATATTTTAGTATCTATTGGTTCTTGTCTTATCATGATATTATCCATTAAGATCTATTCGTCAGTGCAAGGTCTCACTAACGCTGATCCGGCTCGTTTAGCGGCTCAAGTAGTCAGCGGTATTGGTTTTCTTGGGGCAGGCAGTATTATGAAAGAGGGATCAACAGTTAAAGGGCTGACAACTGCAGCAAGTTTATGGGTAGTATCTGGTGTAGGCTTAGCTGTCGGAAGTGGTTATTATATGGGTGCGTTTATGACGACAGGTTTTGTATTTCTGACGTTGACCATTTTGTCCAGGATAGAGAAGAAGGATCATAAATTTTTGGTAGAGTTGTCTCTTACGACAACGGATAAGCCGGGACAAGTTGGGAAGATTGGCTCTGTACTTGGCCTATATGGAATCCAAATAAGAGATGTAAAAATAAAGGAGCAAGAACAAGACCGACTACAAATGGTTTTTATGGTCTATGTACCTAGACAGGTACAAGGTAATGATGTGACTCTTGCGATCCTTGATATTCCTGGCATTACTTGTGTAAATTTTAATTCTTAATATACACTTAATTAAGAGTAATGGAATACGATAGTATAACAATAAGGCTGAAAACTAATCAAGTGACACCACGAAGCTACGAACCGGCATTGTATTAGTTAACAAATCGGATTGCGGTGGGCATTGCTAAAGGTTATTACATACATGATAATGGCAGAGGAATCCTTAGACTTCGCAGAATTATTATAAGAATCTGAGAATTGGCGTAGTTTTTACTAAGTAAAAATAAAATTGAGGTGGAATAAATGGCATCTTTAGACGTGCTTAAATTTTTAGCCAACGGACCTGTAATTCCGTCGGCCCGATCTCTGGAAGATTTTAAAGTAGCTTTAACCCATACGGTTTCTCCTAGCGTAGTGTTACTTTTTGGTGATATTAATACTCTTCCAGTCTTAATAGCCCAGGCCAATGAGCATAAAAAGCGTATTGTGCTGCATTTAGATTTATTCGATGGTGTTGGTAAGGATAAAGCAGGTATTAAATTCTTAGCTAGGTTGGGTATTCATGCCATTATTACAACAAAATCCCATTTGTGCCGATTTGCTCGAGAGGAAGGTATGATCGTCGTACAGCGATTATTTTTAATGGATTCAGATTCTTTACGTACAGGTCTTAATTTAGTACGTAATTTTAAGCCCGATGCGATTGAAATATTACCAGGATCCGTACCTGCAAGTGTGGTAGAAGAGTTAGTGAGAGAAACAGGCTTACCAATTTTGGCAGGGGGGTTAATACGTACAAAAGAAGATGTAGATCATGCTATTGAACGGGGCATCTCGGCAGTTAGTACCAGCCGTCGTGATCTGTGGGATGATATTATGATAACCAATAATTAAGAATCTTGGGACTAAAAAAGATAAAAGTCTCATAGTGCAAATAAATCTAAATTGTTCTAGCCTTTATAATTAAAACTGTAAGCTTTAATAAAATCCTCTTGATATAAAAAGAAGTATGATTCAGCATATTTCGCTTATATCAAGAGGATTTTATTACTCGGTAAAATAATTAAACTCCAACACTTGAAATCCAAGGAATTGAGAGTGTATGCTCGAATTCCTTTATTTTACACCCGGAATAAAGAGGAGTCTTTAAAATTAAATAATAAAATTTTCAGTTTATTTAGAGGAATATTAGTTTATATAGAGAAGTAATTTATTATAGAAAAAAAGAATCCTGTATATAGAAAAATTGCATTTGATGTTAGAAAATTATAAAAAACTTACTAAGCATAGGCAATACTAATGTAATTTTTGCGTAATATTTAAATAAATAGCTTTGGACTAGAGATTAAAGAGAAGTCCGTTTATTCCTCGGAATATATGCAGGAGGTGTAAATGGGAGTCTCTTCTTATTTATAATTTAGTATGAAACATTTACTAAAGGAATAAGGGAATTGAGGTGGGTAAGTAGTGAATTTAGACGTTCTTGAATATCTGGCAAATGGTCCTGTCATTCCGGCTGCTCGGTCCATGGAAGATTTTAAAGTTGCGCTAAGTCATACGGTTTCTCCGAGCATAGTGTTACTTTTTGGTGATATTAATATTCTCCCATCCTTAATAACCCAGGCAAAGAAGTATAAAAAGCATATTGTACTGCATTTGGATTTATTTAATGGTATTGCAAAGGATAAAGCAGGTATTAAATATTTGGCACGCGTAGGTATTCATGCTATCATTACAACGAAACCTCACTTGTGCAAGTTTGCCCGAGAAGAAGGTATGATCGTTGTACAGAGATTATTTCTAATGGACTCTGCTTCGCTATGTACGGGGCTCCATTTAGTGAATAATTTTAAGCCCGATGCAATAGAAATATTGCCTGGTTCCGTACCTGCAAGTGTGGTGCAAGAACTAGTGCAACAAACAGGTTTACCCATTTTAGCAGGTGGCTTAATTCGTACAAAAGAAGATGTAGACCATGCTATTGAACGGGGCGTCTCGGCAGTCAGCACCAGTCGCCGCGATTTGTGGGATGATATTATGATAACGAAAATTTGATTCATGCAATAGATGAAGTATTTTAGCGTAAATTAAACTACTAAAAGTGCGCCAGCTGGCGCACTTTTTATAGCTAGGTATATTGACTAGAAAAACAGTCTTAGGATATGATTAAATTTACTTTGGTGTTGTAAAGATAAATGCTTCCACCCACAAAATCTTAAATATCTGGGGTGTCGCCAACATTTCCGATAAAACCCACGCTAAGGATAATTTCAGATTTAGTCCTTTTCAATAGTGTATCCACCGTCTACTGGAATTGATGCTCCTGTAACATATTTTGCTTGATCCGAAATTAGAAAAAGTACTGCTTGTGCTATTTCTTCTGGCATTGCAAATCTTCCAAGCGGGATTAACTTTTGACGTAATTTTTCGCCGCTTTCATC
Encoded proteins:
- the hypF gene encoding carbamoyltransferase HypF; this translates as MQRLTIHIHGIVQGVGFRPFVYNLAQRYHLVGWVLNNSEGVEIEIEGTSMEVSLFLQELKKTAPPLAVMDEILVTPCSLKGGDDFTIRYSLGQDTRTAWVSADIGTCADCQREIKDPKDRRYGYAFTNCTNCGPRYSIIKDVPYDRDTTTMKDFSMCPICQAEYEDPTNRRFHAQPNACPECGPHYQLLTKSGGSLSSNVFTETKRLIALGHIIAVKGIGGYHLACDARQEQAVNSLRQRKLREAKPFAVMCGSIETVKKLCEVSAEEEALLVDASRPIVLLTKKPDYDLAESIGVGTSFLGVMLPYTPLHYLLLAEDDVWVMTSGNVSDEPIAYEEQDALKKLGNIADYFLVHNREIFQPSDDSVARIVDDKRQILRRSRGFAPKPLKISREMSSILAVGGEVKNTFCLTRGPFVFMSCHMGDLENLATYQAYLAAMEHYQKLFAIHPTVVAYDLHPEYIATKYALSLDIPKVGVQHHHAHIASVLAEYGLEEQVIGVAFDGTGYGADGNLWGGEFFLADCRDFVRVGHCKYLPLPGGAKAIKQPWRMAAWVLYNLYGNEFVNFSLDVTRSLPAGWQLLMDATYKGINAPITSSAGRLFDIASGILGLCSEIHYEGQAAIVLEHAGQGEFGEILPYCISGESPYVLDFMPTFAALTEALRQGGKVPFLAACFHVTIADAIVTMVKRIGQDTGIKKVALSGGVWQNITMLQKVFGMLQQDGFTVYSNQQVPPNDGGLALGQAVVAGARIRER
- a CDS encoding HypC/HybG/HupF family hydrogenase formation chaperone, whose translation is MCLAVPGKVLERQDMLATIEVGGVTRKVSLMLLPEAQVGDFVLIHAGFAVQRIDEEEAEKTLALFKELEEYAANE
- the hypD gene encoding hydrogenase formation protein HypD, encoding MLQMNNEEIRKAADFFTQEIAKLAGNRSVRLMEVCGTHTVAIFKAGIRQLLPENVELVSGPGCPVCVTPNNYLDTAIAYSRKSDVMIATFGDMLKVPGSSSTLAAEKAQGADIRIVYSSLEGLELAKRYPNKKVIFLAVGFETTAPTAAAAVLMAEVEKITNFYLLSSHKLVPPALRALLSSGDSKVDGFLLPGHVSAMIGLAPYEFLSKEYNTPAVVAGFEPLDILQSVYMLLRQLDCGVAKVENQYRRIVPKEGNPAACEVLSTVYQAADAQWRGIGHLKKSGLAMQEKYQKFDALLNIPVAVEETKEAKGCQCGNVLRGLVLPAACPLFGKTCKPEHPIGSCMVSIEGTCAAWYKYGAGRWQV
- the hypE gene encoding hydrogenase expression/formation protein HypE, with translation MKKDYIQLAHGSGGKLSHDLVKKVMWPAFANEILGQMDDGAQLNMNGCRLAFSTDSYVVKPLFFSGGDIGKLAVCGTVNDVAMNGAIPLYLSAGFILEEGFPMESLERIVASMQRAAAEAGVKIVTGDTKVVEKGAVDGIYINTSGIGRIIDGTNVSGSNAKVGQDIILSGYLGDHALAVMSERHGLQFPQSVVSDCAPLNGLVKSILTAAPNIAVLRDPTRGGLATTLNEIALQSQVGIMLEESSIPISPAVQAACDILGFDPLYLANEGKMIVFVEHECTRQVLDIIQQHVYGREARVIGKVVKEPNGQVGLRTNIGGVRLLDMLVGDQLPRIC
- the rpoN gene encoding RNA polymerase factor sigma-54; protein product: MIPINLGYGLKLELNQKLMMTPELRQAIAILQLSALELSEMIEQEVLENPVLEIAEKQSDEPEAEMDEPRREKEQLDDYLNWDDYFNQGMDKKSEYMVADEKTTVEKFVNSNVSLHEHLEFQLHLAVRDEATKIVGNYLIGCIDENGYLCGTLSEAASNLGVKEEIVLEVLELIQTFDPLGVGARDLQECLLIQYQQKGIYDHLVADIISNHLPDVAAGRYKAIAEKLACKPQDVQQAVDVIRTLDPKPGRAFGGEQCSYIIADMSVERVNGKYVITVNDTSIPQLTINPYYRRVAMGADSESKKFIEGRLNSAVWLIKSIEQRRRTLYNVMEAIIELQQDFFDKGPKFLRPLVMKKVAEKIEVHESTVSRAIANKYVDTPHGLVSLRSFFSTAVHNSEGGQDVSATKVKQKIKELIVAEDSSDPYSDQTLSEILCQHGMKISRRTVAIYREEQGIASSAKRKRY
- a CDS encoding MgtC/SapB family protein — its product is MLVEWEMAIRLLLSSILGGFIGYERESHHKAAGLRTHILVSIGSCLIMILSIKIYSSVQGLTNADPARLAAQVVSGIGFLGAGSIMKEGSTVKGLTTAASLWVVSGVGLAVGSGYYMGAFMTTGFVFLTLTILSRIEKKDHKFLVELSLTTTDKPGQVGKIGSVLGLYGIQIRDVKIKEQEQDRLQMVFMVYVPRQVQGNDVTLAILDIPGITCVNFNS
- a CDS encoding glycerol-3-phosphate responsive antiterminator produces the protein MASLDVLKFLANGPVIPSARSLEDFKVALTHTVSPSVVLLFGDINTLPVLIAQANEHKKRIVLHLDLFDGVGKDKAGIKFLARLGIHAIITTKSHLCRFAREEGMIVVQRLFLMDSDSLRTGLNLVRNFKPDAIEILPGSVPASVVEELVRETGLPILAGGLIRTKEDVDHAIERGISAVSTSRRDLWDDIMITNN
- a CDS encoding glycerol-3-phosphate responsive antiterminator is translated as MNLDVLEYLANGPVIPAARSMEDFKVALSHTVSPSIVLLFGDINILPSLITQAKKYKKHIVLHLDLFNGIAKDKAGIKYLARVGIHAIITTKPHLCKFAREEGMIVVQRLFLMDSASLCTGLHLVNNFKPDAIEILPGSVPASVVQELVQQTGLPILAGGLIRTKEDVDHAIERGVSAVSTSRRDLWDDIMITKI